Proteins encoded in a region of the Nicotiana tomentosiformis chromosome 9, ASM39032v3, whole genome shotgun sequence genome:
- the LOC138898642 gene encoding uncharacterized protein, which yields MEDEGDDESTTENFKQVAREGDLSPTTSGKGGGDFNVILHEDEKIGGLPVHPPEYEDFAFCVNSCGLFEQGYKGSPFTWWNGRSNAKCIFKRLDRIFVNFPFQNMLPTIEVEHLIRTGSDHAPLLMTCWVQTTNFVKPFRFLNLWTKHATFIDVNIKRVKAALSKWNREIFGDIFKQLAILEDIVRVKEMLFEEEPTTENMIVLHKAQSELKKYLNIEEQY from the exons ATGGAGgatgaaggagatgatgaatcaacTACCGAAAACTTCAAACAAGTGGCTAGGGAAGGGGATTTATCACCCACAACTAGTGGTAAAGGAG gaggggatttcaatgtgatATTGCATGAAGACGAGAAAATAGGGGGACTTCCAGTACACCCTCCTGAATATgaggattttgcattttgtgtaaactcttgtggtttgtttgagcaagggtacaaaggaagtccattcacatggtggaatgggagatccaatgctaagtgtatattcaagagattggataGGATTTTTGTTAATTTTCCATTTCAGaacatgttgccaactattgaagttgagcatctaatcagaactggatcagatcatgcaccattgctaatgacatgttgggtgcagacaaccaattttgtcaagcctttcagATTCTTGAACCTTTGGACAAAGCATGCTACATTCATAGATGTG AATATCAAGAGGGTGAAGGCAGCACTCTCAAAATGGAATAGGGAAAtatttggtgatatcttcaagcaattggctattttggaggacattgttagggtgaaggagatgttgtttgaagaagagcctacaactgAGAATATGATTGTGCTTCATAAGGCTCAAtctgaattaaaaaaatatttgaatattGAGGAGCAGTATTGA